A stretch of Natronococcus sp. CG52 DNA encodes these proteins:
- a CDS encoding DUF7282 domain-containing protein encodes MNRAAFVATMLSLLMITSVVALPVLGGGSPFADGTAESVDDVGGQDSNPEVAAPSQIDSTEGSFEPVAIGTETPADASLAQESEEAVEDGVDEGIALVQAQGIEVTQEQRAAALEGALESAAQHQEASVEQVQAATSGAVHGALLQEQRLEVEQVQFAVGGATDGALAQHQTVTATQLQSATWGATHGALAQEQRVTVEQLQVATRGAAAGAASEAGERDIDRVPVIQEAAQGSAYGVLEQYQTITVEQRQHVTLEHVQHAAAGAAAGALEGSTREALEEVQQVDVEQRQEVTIKQVQKAATGAAKGALVQRQTVTVEQTQAAARGAGKGSLVQVQSVRIEQVQRITITQIQEASFGAAKGAIVQSQEATVEQIQSAAVGSSGGALAQQQEVSITQIQHAAVGAAEGAVESAIQYQVVEVEQIQAAAFGAGEGAVVQKQVVDVVQVQRLAAGASSGSLSQHQTASVEQIQTAARGACEETARLVQYQRISVTQLQVLTQESAAGAAAYAAEEGIEGETEIVQYLGIEIEQRLEEIDEVEGEARLSFPEQETDGETVVVDSIELSEGGFVAIHDERFLEGEAAESVRGVSDSLESGEHESVEIDLEEPLEEERQLIAVAHLDTNENEAFDYVDTDGEEDVPYVGAGGVPVMDQTLVTLEEEPETILEVEDQEAGGERLLVGAASAPVEYTVTASYDGETVESEAFEAEETVTGLELDLEPPIEENTTVEVAVVDADGEVLASETVEYAIEEPDPDPTAELSVEDQQGDGESLAVEEASAAVEYALSVTDEDGQQLAETDPFDANETIENESIPLDPPLEEDATLEVAVVDADGEVLASETIEYAFDVAFDVEFVDCTRAEVTASLEDGDQVAASTGFYDAGGFGNTIIEDWITVGEDVEAPFTGTIVFEVGAEDEFTGDEITVGVSEYGPYGTYVSGISSPTAIPTATIDHPNPEGEACLEAVRPAEPSIFVADTAVGEDAIDVTFGYENPNDAPLVVGSEFVEGTTADEPPAELDSGEGEFTVEWTPQEDEERLVWEVDLSQYDYDEALTAETPSAGELDPSEPATFAVSITETNSPVERGEPLEVAADLANVGDEDGTQEIALAVGGTEVDSTTLSLEPDASASATLVADTADLEPGEYTATVSSEDDAAETPIVIEAAPDEPAEDPVEEEEEPVEADESAEDPTDESGGDPAEEPAGDPAEDPADEPTDDPADESTEDPAADPADDPDNESANDPAASNRAVAS; translated from the coding sequence ATGAATCGCGCCGCGTTCGTCGCGACGATGCTCTCCCTGTTGATGATTACGAGCGTCGTCGCACTGCCAGTTCTCGGCGGTGGGTCGCCGTTCGCTGACGGTACCGCCGAATCCGTCGACGACGTCGGGGGACAGGACTCGAATCCCGAAGTTGCGGCGCCCTCTCAGATCGATTCGACGGAGGGATCGTTCGAGCCGGTCGCGATAGGTACGGAAACGCCCGCGGACGCGTCGCTCGCTCAGGAGTCCGAGGAAGCCGTCGAAGACGGCGTCGACGAGGGAATCGCCCTCGTTCAGGCTCAGGGAATCGAGGTGACACAGGAGCAGCGCGCGGCGGCGCTCGAGGGTGCCCTGGAGTCGGCCGCACAGCACCAGGAGGCGAGCGTCGAGCAGGTCCAGGCGGCGACGAGCGGGGCTGTCCACGGCGCGTTGCTGCAGGAGCAGCGCCTCGAGGTCGAACAGGTCCAGTTCGCCGTCGGCGGGGCGACCGACGGCGCCCTCGCACAACATCAGACCGTAACTGCGACCCAGTTGCAGAGTGCAACGTGGGGCGCAACACACGGTGCGCTCGCCCAGGAACAGCGTGTGACCGTCGAACAGCTCCAGGTTGCAACCCGCGGCGCGGCCGCGGGCGCCGCGAGCGAGGCCGGCGAGCGAGACATCGACCGCGTCCCCGTCATCCAGGAGGCTGCCCAGGGATCGGCCTACGGCGTCCTCGAGCAGTACCAGACGATAACGGTCGAGCAGCGCCAGCACGTCACCCTGGAGCACGTCCAGCACGCCGCGGCCGGGGCGGCAGCCGGCGCGCTCGAGGGAAGCACGCGCGAAGCGCTCGAGGAGGTCCAGCAGGTCGACGTCGAGCAGCGCCAGGAGGTGACGATCAAGCAGGTCCAGAAGGCCGCGACCGGAGCCGCGAAGGGCGCGCTCGTCCAGCGACAGACGGTGACCGTCGAGCAGACCCAGGCCGCGGCCCGCGGAGCCGGGAAGGGGTCGCTGGTGCAGGTTCAGTCGGTCCGTATCGAACAGGTCCAGCGAATCACCATCACGCAGATACAGGAGGCCTCGTTCGGCGCGGCCAAGGGTGCGATCGTCCAGAGCCAGGAGGCGACGGTCGAGCAGATCCAGTCGGCCGCCGTCGGCAGTTCCGGAGGCGCGCTCGCCCAGCAACAGGAGGTGTCGATCACCCAGATCCAGCACGCCGCGGTCGGCGCCGCGGAGGGTGCGGTCGAGTCGGCGATCCAGTACCAGGTCGTGGAGGTCGAACAGATCCAGGCCGCCGCCTTCGGCGCGGGCGAGGGTGCGGTCGTCCAGAAACAGGTCGTCGATGTCGTGCAGGTCCAGCGACTCGCCGCGGGGGCCTCGAGCGGCTCGCTCTCGCAGCACCAGACGGCGTCGGTCGAACAGATCCAGACGGCGGCAAGGGGTGCCTGCGAGGAGACGGCGCGACTCGTCCAGTACCAGCGCATCAGCGTCACGCAGCTGCAGGTGCTCACCCAGGAGAGCGCGGCCGGCGCGGCCGCCTACGCGGCTGAAGAGGGAATCGAGGGCGAGACCGAGATCGTCCAGTACCTCGGGATCGAGATCGAACAGCGACTCGAGGAGATCGACGAAGTCGAGGGCGAGGCGCGACTCTCGTTCCCCGAGCAGGAAACCGACGGCGAGACGGTCGTCGTCGATTCGATCGAGCTCTCCGAGGGCGGGTTCGTCGCGATCCACGACGAGCGGTTCCTCGAGGGCGAGGCGGCGGAGAGCGTCCGCGGCGTCTCCGACTCCCTCGAGTCCGGCGAGCACGAGAGCGTCGAGATCGACCTCGAGGAGCCGCTCGAGGAGGAGCGCCAGCTGATCGCGGTCGCGCACCTGGATACGAACGAGAACGAGGCGTTCGACTACGTCGACACCGACGGCGAGGAGGACGTTCCGTACGTCGGTGCGGGCGGCGTTCCCGTGATGGACCAGACGCTCGTGACGCTCGAGGAGGAGCCCGAGACGATCCTCGAGGTCGAGGATCAGGAGGCCGGCGGTGAGCGTCTGCTCGTCGGCGCGGCGTCGGCACCCGTCGAGTACACCGTCACTGCGTCGTACGACGGCGAAACGGTCGAGAGCGAAGCGTTCGAGGCCGAAGAGACGGTCACGGGACTGGAACTCGATCTCGAGCCGCCGATCGAAGAGAACACGACCGTCGAGGTCGCCGTCGTCGACGCCGACGGCGAGGTGCTGGCGAGCGAGACGGTCGAGTACGCGATCGAGGAGCCCGATCCGGATCCCACTGCGGAGCTCTCGGTCGAGGATCAACAGGGTGACGGCGAATCGCTGGCCGTCGAGGAGGCCAGCGCAGCCGTCGAGTACGCACTCAGTGTTACCGACGAGGACGGCCAACAGCTCGCCGAAACCGACCCGTTCGACGCGAACGAAACGATCGAGAACGAGTCGATCCCGCTCGACCCGCCGCTCGAGGAAGACGCGACGCTCGAGGTCGCCGTCGTCGACGCCGACGGCGAGGTGCTGGCGAGCGAGACGATCGAGTACGCGTTCGACGTCGCCTTCGACGTCGAGTTCGTGGACTGCACCAGGGCCGAAGTTACGGCCTCGCTCGAGGACGGCGATCAGGTCGCAGCGAGCACCGGCTTCTACGACGCCGGCGGGTTCGGAAACACGATCATCGAGGACTGGATCACCGTCGGCGAAGACGTCGAAGCGCCGTTTACCGGGACGATCGTCTTCGAGGTCGGGGCGGAAGACGAGTTCACGGGCGACGAGATAACCGTCGGCGTCTCGGAGTACGGACCCTACGGAACCTACGTCTCCGGAATTAGCTCACCGACGGCGATCCCGACGGCCACTATCGACCATCCGAACCCGGAGGGAGAGGCGTGTCTGGAGGCCGTTCGGCCGGCAGAACCGTCGATATTCGTCGCCGATACGGCGGTCGGTGAGGACGCGATCGACGTAACTTTCGGCTACGAGAACCCCAACGACGCCCCCCTCGTCGTCGGGAGCGAGTTCGTCGAGGGAACGACCGCGGACGAGCCGCCGGCCGAACTCGACTCCGGCGAGGGCGAGTTCACCGTCGAGTGGACGCCTCAGGAGGACGAGGAACGACTCGTCTGGGAGGTGGACCTCTCGCAGTACGACTACGACGAGGCGCTGACCGCCGAGACGCCGTCCGCGGGCGAGCTCGATCCGTCCGAGCCCGCGACGTTCGCCGTCTCGATCACGGAGACGAATTCGCCCGTCGAACGGGGCGAGCCGCTCGAGGTCGCCGCCGACCTCGCGAACGTCGGCGACGAGGACGGAACGCAGGAGATCGCGCTCGCGGTCGGCGGTACCGAGGTCGACTCCACGACGCTCAGCCTCGAGCCCGACGCATCAGCGTCCGCGACGCTGGTAGCCGACACCGCGGATCTCGAGCCGGGCGAGTACACGGCGACCGTCTCGAGCGAAGACGACGCCGCGGAGACGCCGATAGTGATCGAGGCAGCCCCGGACGAGCCCGCCGAGGACCCTGTCGAGGAGGAAGAGGAACCCGTCGAAGCGGACGAGTCGGCCGAGGATCCGACCGACGAATCAGGAGGCGATCCCGCCGAGGAGCCCGCGGGTGACCCGGCTGAGGATCCTGCGGACGAGCCGACGGACGACCCAGCGGACGAGTCGACCGAGGATCCGGCAGCTGATCCCGCTGATGACCCCGACAACGAATCGGCGAACGATCCGGCTGCCAGCAACCGAGCAGTCGCTTCGTAG
- a CDS encoding biotin transporter BioY: METERSDVDLIEGDAVHAFARAALLAALLGAVAPVAIPIPLSPAPITLQVLFVFLAGLLLGPVWGPVSMLLYLTAGAIGIPVFAGWEAGLGILFGHTGGYLWSYPLAALLIGLIAHRGTDLRDPADVPIPVIVTTLVIATLLIYAMGVGYMAWLLELELWEAITIGALPFIPGEILKIAAAVVIVESGRIEPIRS; this comes from the coding sequence ATGGAAACAGAACGGAGCGACGTCGACCTAATCGAAGGTGACGCCGTCCACGCGTTCGCTCGAGCGGCCCTGCTCGCGGCCCTTCTCGGGGCAGTAGCACCCGTTGCGATACCGATTCCGCTGTCCCCGGCTCCAATCACCCTGCAGGTGTTGTTCGTCTTCCTCGCCGGGCTCCTGTTGGGTCCCGTGTGGGGTCCCGTCTCGATGTTACTGTATCTCACCGCGGGCGCTATCGGGATTCCCGTATTCGCCGGATGGGAAGCCGGACTCGGTATCCTGTTCGGTCACACCGGGGGCTACCTCTGGTCGTATCCGCTGGCCGCGCTGCTGATCGGCCTGATCGCCCATCGCGGTACCGATCTCCGGGATCCGGCCGACGTTCCGATCCCGGTCATCGTCACCACGCTCGTGATCGCAACCCTGCTCATCTACGCGATGGGCGTCGGCTACATGGCCTGGCTTCTCGAGTTGGAACTCTGGGAAGCAATCACGATCGGCGCGCTCCCGTTCATCCCCGGCGAGATCCTGAAGATCGCCGCCGCGGTCGTGATCGTCGAGAGCGGACGAATCGAGCCGATCCGGTCGTAG
- a CDS encoding energy-coupling factor ABC transporter ATP-binding protein yields the protein MIEFRSVSFDFDDVGVLEDVSLSIPDGEFVVLAGANGSGKTTLLRHCNGLLTPDEGTVLVDGTGVEDDLIGARTSVGMVFQHPRDQFVAATVGADVAFGPENLGLERDDINRRVENALDGVNLAGRGDERIDQLSGGEQSRVAIAGALAMEPTHLVLDEPFTGLDEPARKSVLSRLEALAADGTGILIATHDLRDVLGLADRVVAMADGRVVVDEPPETAVERLEPLEVRVPRDRRPVR from the coding sequence GTGATCGAATTTCGTTCAGTTTCGTTCGACTTCGACGACGTGGGAGTGCTCGAGGACGTCTCCCTCTCGATTCCAGACGGCGAGTTCGTCGTTCTCGCGGGCGCCAACGGGAGCGGAAAGACGACGTTGCTACGTCACTGCAACGGCCTGCTAACCCCGGACGAAGGGACGGTCCTCGTCGACGGCACCGGCGTCGAGGACGACCTGATCGGCGCGCGCACGAGCGTCGGCATGGTCTTCCAGCACCCCCGCGACCAGTTCGTCGCCGCGACCGTCGGCGCAGACGTCGCCTTCGGTCCGGAGAACCTCGGCCTCGAGCGCGACGATATCAACCGCCGCGTCGAGAACGCGCTCGACGGGGTGAACCTGGCGGGACGCGGGGACGAGCGGATCGACCAGCTCTCGGGCGGCGAGCAGTCCCGCGTGGCCATCGCCGGCGCGCTCGCGATGGAGCCGACCCACCTCGTACTCGACGAACCGTTCACCGGTCTCGACGAGCCGGCCCGCAAGTCGGTGCTCTCGCGACTCGAGGCGCTCGCCGCCGACGGCACGGGGATCCTGATCGCGACCCACGACCTCCGAGACGTGCTCGGACTCGCGGACCGCGTCGTCGCGATGGCCGACGGACGGGTCGTCGTCGACGAACCGCCCGAGACGGCCGTCGAACGACTCGAACCCCTCGAGGTTCGCGTTCCTCGAGACCGGAGACCGGTTCGGTGA
- a CDS encoding energy-coupling factor transporter transmembrane component T family protein yields MLTYEPDDTIVHRLDPRAKLAVQIGFAATALAHTTPRALVALSGLTAFVLVAARVRLRRTLSAYRFALVILALGPIVAAATLGSPWIDLDAGLTTALASYRVLLILLVSAAYVRTTPVRHSRAAIQRTVPGKPGQLLGTGVALVFRFLPVLQADVRTIRDAMAARLGTERGVVDRLTTLGLLGLSRTFDRADRLSLALQARCFSWNPTLPPLSFSRRDLPALGLSIVLLLTAFL; encoded by the coding sequence ATGCTGACCTACGAACCCGACGACACGATCGTCCACCGACTCGATCCGCGGGCCAAACTCGCGGTCCAGATCGGCTTCGCCGCGACCGCGCTCGCGCACACGACGCCGCGCGCCCTGGTCGCCCTCTCCGGGCTGACCGCGTTCGTGCTGGTCGCCGCTCGAGTCCGACTGCGCAGGACGCTCTCCGCCTACCGGTTCGCGCTGGTCATCCTCGCGCTCGGTCCGATCGTCGCGGCGGCGACGCTGGGATCGCCGTGGATCGACCTCGATGCCGGTCTCACCACCGCGCTGGCGAGCTATCGGGTCTTGCTCATCCTGCTCGTCAGCGCGGCCTACGTCCGGACGACCCCGGTCCGTCACTCTCGAGCCGCGATCCAGCGGACGGTTCCCGGCAAACCCGGTCAGTTGCTCGGCACTGGCGTCGCGCTCGTCTTCCGATTCCTTCCCGTGCTCCAGGCGGATGTGCGGACCATCCGCGACGCGATGGCCGCGCGGCTCGGAACCGAACGGGGGGTCGTCGATCGCCTCACGACGCTCGGCCTGCTCGGTCTCTCGCGGACGTTCGACCGGGCCGACCGGCTCTCGCTCGCGCTCCAGGCTCGCTGCTTCTCGTGGAACCCGACCCTCCCGCCGCTGTCGTTCTCGCGGCGCGACCTGCCCGCGCTCGGGCTCTCGATCGTCTTGTTACTGACCGCGTTTCTGTGA
- a CDS encoding class I SAM-dependent methyltransferase translates to MEVPCVRVEREAGEATRSALAEADLIHDDYEITVEDGWLYVPVTDPDAVSSEYAVVHRAVTERETQTTPADLLEFEPSYERLGEAALIDEDDDERARAIADAILESDLPVETVLNKESKVKGETRVRDWDRLAGEDTEVVHREYGCEFVLDLAEVYFSPRLATERHRVAERVTSGERAFDMFAGVGPFVIPFAKRGADCVGVDVNETAIDYLRENARRNDVEDRITAICADVREVVPEYEDWADRLVMNLPHSADAFLESAVTVAGDDCALHYYDIQHEDDPFGPGERAIREAAEPEYDVTVETRHTVRSYAPHELNVCLDVRLER, encoded by the coding sequence ATGGAGGTGCCGTGTGTCCGCGTCGAGCGCGAGGCAGGCGAAGCGACTCGATCAGCCCTCGCCGAGGCGGACCTGATCCACGACGACTACGAGATTACCGTCGAGGACGGCTGGCTCTACGTTCCGGTCACCGACCCCGACGCGGTCTCGAGCGAGTACGCGGTCGTTCACCGCGCCGTCACCGAGCGCGAAACGCAGACGACCCCCGCGGATCTGCTCGAGTTCGAGCCGTCCTACGAACGACTCGGCGAGGCCGCGCTCATAGACGAGGACGACGACGAGCGTGCGCGAGCGATCGCCGACGCGATCCTCGAGTCCGATCTCCCGGTGGAGACGGTACTGAACAAGGAGTCGAAAGTGAAAGGCGAGACGCGGGTGCGCGACTGGGACCGCCTCGCGGGCGAGGACACCGAAGTCGTCCACCGCGAGTACGGCTGCGAGTTCGTGCTCGATCTCGCGGAAGTCTACTTCTCGCCGCGACTCGCGACCGAGCGCCACCGCGTCGCCGAACGGGTTACGTCCGGCGAGCGGGCGTTCGACATGTTCGCCGGCGTCGGCCCGTTCGTGATTCCGTTCGCGAAACGCGGCGCTGACTGCGTCGGCGTCGACGTCAACGAGACGGCGATCGACTACCTGCGCGAGAACGCACGGCGGAACGACGTCGAAGATCGCATCACCGCGATCTGTGCCGACGTGCGGGAGGTCGTACCCGAGTACGAGGACTGGGCCGACCGCCTCGTGATGAACCTCCCGCACAGCGCCGACGCGTTCCTCGAGTCCGCGGTCACGGTCGCGGGCGACGACTGCGCGCTCCACTACTACGACATCCAGCACGAGGACGATCCGTTCGGTCCCGGAGAACGAGCGATCCGCGAGGCCGCCGAACCCGAATACGACGTCACCGTCGAGACGCGTCACACGGTTCGATCGTACGCGCCGCACGAGTTGAACGTCTGTCTGGACGTTCGACTCGAGCGCTAA